From one Coffea eugenioides isolate CCC68of chromosome 11, Ceug_1.0, whole genome shotgun sequence genomic stretch:
- the LOC113751884 gene encoding zinc finger BED domain-containing protein RICESLEEPER 2-like, translated as MDTSMTYPNSISIEEDGDTGSSDSIEETGHTNHQSQCPDTSAIGKKKLPPKATINMLGKKRRLSSEVWDYFDIIPKKDPNDELKCRCKKCGNEYSAESKSGTGNLHRHVKRCVKMTTKDIGQYLITSDKGALATRNAQFSQDKFRELLVHAIVRHELPFSFVEHEGIKNVLTYLEPQIKHITRNTAKSDVKKLHAKEVNRLGSELRGCPSRICLTSDAWTSIVTDGYLSLTAHFIDSNWLLQKKILNFSYMPPPHNGVALAEKIYSLASSWGIERKLFAITLDNASENDSCVAILKNQLKLKNSLICDGMLFHVRCCAHILNLIVQDGLKEIDKSVELIRECVKYVKGSQTRKLRFTECVTQTSLDSKKALVQDVPTRWNSTYRMLSSALYYRLAFCHLQLSDSNFRSCPSLEEWGRVEKICSFLQVFYEATNAFSGSKYPTSNLYFPQVFKIQLKLSEECNSSDDFMKRIASQMFVKFNKYWSEFNLLLAIAVVFDPRYKFQFIEFSYNKLYGPGSNELVKVRNALFDVYNEYVKISNTPGASSSCSRGSNEVYSPHGAKEQEDNQSFDILEEFDQFDTFEFACSAQKSQLELYLDEPRAKRSSHIIVLDYWKAQQFRFPDLSKLARDILCVPVSTVASESAFSLGGRILDQFRSSLSPQIVEALVCTKDWLFGDKSEGSLNMNLEDLTQNIMSLNINKDEVDATIIEDSNSNVVNL; from the exons ATGGATACAAGTATGACATATCCAAATTCAATCAGTATTGAAGAAGATGGTGATACAGGGAGTAGTGATAGCATCGAGGAAACAGGCCACACCAATCATCAATCTCAATGCCCTGACACTAGTGCAattgggaaaaagaaattaCCTCCAAAAGCTACAATCAATATGCTTGGCAAGAAGAGGAGATTAAGTTCAGAAGTTTGGGATTACTTCGACATTATTCCCAAAAAGGATCCAAACGATGAGTTGAAGTGCAGATGCAAGAAATGTGGGAATGAATATTCTGCTGAGAGTAAAAGTGGGACAGGTAATTTGCATCGACATGTAAAGAGGTGTGTAAAAATGACAACAAAGGACATTGGACAGTATCTAATCACTTCTGACAAAGGTGCTCTTGCCACACGAAATGCACAATTCAGTCAAGATAAATTTAGAGAATTACTTGTGCATGCCATAGTAAGACATGAGCTGCCATTTTCATTTGTGGAGCATGAGGGAATTAAAAATGTCCTTACATATTTGGAGCCTCAAATTAAACATATCACTAGGAACACAGCCAAGTCGGACGTTAAAAAATTGCATGCAAAGGAAGTTAATAGACTTGGTAGTGAATTGCGGGGATGTCCTAGTCGAATATGTTTAACTTCTGATGCATGGACATCTATTGTTACTGATGGATACTTGAGTTTGACTGCACACTTCATTGATAGCAATTGGCTGCTACAGaaaaaaattctgaattttTCTTATATGCCTCCTCCCCATAATGGTGTTGCATTAGCTGAAAAAATTTACAGTTTGGCTAGTAGTTGGGGTATTGAAAGGAAGTTGTTTGCCATCACATTAGACAATGCTTCTGAAAATGATTCTTGTGTTGCAATACTTAAGAATCAGCTTAAGTTGAAAAATTCTTTAATTTGTGATGGTATGTTGTTTCATGTGAGATGTTGTGCACATATTCTCAACTTGATTGTGCAAGATGGTTTGAAAGAAATTGATAAATCTGTGGAGTTAATAAGAGAATGTGTCAAGTATGTCAAGGGTTCTCAAACAAGGAAGTTAAGGTTCACCGAATGTGTAACACAGACTTCTCTTGATTCCAAAAAAGCCTTAGTTCAAGATGTTCCTACTAGGTGGAACTCCACATATAGAATGCTTTCCAGTGCACTTTATTATCGCCTTGCATTTTGTCACTTACAATTAAGTGATTCAAATTTTCGGAGCTGTCCATCTCTTGAAGAATGGGGAAGAGTTGAAAAAATTTGTAGTTTTCTTCAAGTTTTTTATGAGGCAACTAATGCTTTTTCGGGGTCCAAGTATCCAACTAGTAACTTGTACTTTCCTCAAGTTTTTAAGATTCAATTGAAGCTGTCTGAGGAGTGCAATAGTTCAGATGATTTTATGAAGAGGATTGCTTCCCAAATGTTTGTGAAGTTTAACAAATATTGGTCTGAGTTCAATCTCTTGTTGGCAATTGCTGTGGTATTTGATCCCCGGTATAAATTTCAGTTTATTGAATTTAGTTATAATAAGCTATATGGTCCGGGGTCTAATGAATTAGTCAAGGTCAGGAATGCACTTTTTGATGTCTATAATGAGTATGTGAAGATTTCCAACACACCTGGTGCATCATCTTCATGCTCTCGAGGCAGCAATGAAGTTTATTCTCCTCATGGAGCCAAGGAACAAGAAGACAACCAATcatttgatattttagag GAATTTGATCAATTTGACACCTTTGAATTTGCCTGTAGTGCACAAAAAAGTCAATTGGAATTGTATTTAGATGAGCCAAGAGCTAAACGATCCTCACATATTATTGTTCTTGATTATTGGAAAGCACAACAATTtcgatttccagatttgagtaaATTGGCAAGGGACATTCTATGTGTTCCAGTATCAACCGTTGCTTCTGAATCTGCATTTAGTCTTGGTGGTagaattttggatcaatttcgTAGTTCACTTTCACCCCAAATTGTTGAGGCTTTAGTTTGCACTAAGGACTGGTTATTTGGAGATAAAAGTGAAG GATCTCTAAATATGAATTTGGAGGATTTAACTCAAAATATCATGTCTCTAAATATCAACAAGGACGAGGTTGATGCAACAATAATTGAGGATTCAAATTCTAATGTTGTTAATCTCTAA